In one Candidatus Nitronereus thalassa genomic region, the following are encoded:
- a CDS encoding CBS domain-containing protein has translation MKSNLRNHKIRHLRISPPICVSEGSLIRDAIRQMQTQRVGCVLVCQNDRLVGIMTEVDVVRKAELGEAAWNEPIQQWMTRAPVSIAANASIWDAAKAMKDGGFRHLPVIDGEGNPMGFISIRNIVTYLADQFPDTVYTLPPDPDKIPGTPEGA, from the coding sequence ATGAAATCCAATCTTCGCAATCATAAAATCCGCCATCTCCGAATTTCCCCGCCCATTTGTGTCAGCGAAGGTTCTCTGATTCGAGACGCGATTCGTCAGATGCAAACACAGCGAGTGGGATGTGTCTTGGTATGTCAGAACGATCGGCTCGTAGGAATCATGACAGAGGTCGATGTCGTGAGAAAAGCTGAATTGGGCGAAGCCGCCTGGAATGAACCAATTCAACAATGGATGACCCGTGCACCCGTTTCGATTGCTGCCAACGCCTCCATCTGGGATGCGGCCAAGGCCATGAAAGATGGTGGGTTTCGTCATTTGCCGGTGATTGATGGTGAAGGGAACCCCATGGGGTTCATTTCCATCCGAAATATCGTGACCTACTTGGCGGATCAATTTCCGGACACGGTGTATACGCTTCCACCCGACCCGGACAAAATTCCCGGAACGCCGGAAGGAGCCTGA
- a CDS encoding 2-oxoacid:acceptor oxidoreductase subunit alpha, with protein sequence MSSVETKQKPQQEVAAITIRFAGDSGDGMQLAGERFSAETALAGNDLRTFPDFPAEIRAPAGTLSGVSGFQISFGSQEVYTPGDAPDVLVAMNPAALKTSVSALDPGAIIILNEDGWTDTNIKKAGYDSDPLYDGSLTGYRVYPVPISRLNDEALRTSPLSTKQKGRCKNFFALGLLSWMYSRPVEKTFHWIQEKFSRNPDIAKANTQTFKAGYHFGETAELFTSQFVVSKAKIAPGLYRKISGNEAMALGCIAAAQRAGKSLVYASYPITPASDILHKLSQHKAYDVRTFQAEDEIAAVCAAIGASFAGALGVTGTSGPGLDLKGEAIGLAVMAELPLVIIDVQRGGPSTGLPTKTEQGDLLHAMFGRHGECPLVVLASKTPGDCFDTVYEAFRLATKYMTPVIVLSDVYLANGTEPWKIPIFDSLPKLDIVHPTAIKDDHPFYPYSRDEVTGARPWVIPGTPGLEHRLGGLEKEHLTGNVSYDPSNHERMVRYRAEKINGVTADIPPLTVHGQPEGQLLVIGWGSTYGAITAAVSKAQEEGCSVSAVHLRHLHPFPSNLGEILSRFQSVLVPELNTGQLRFLLRGHFLIDVHGLNKIQGQPFKELEILDAIRQLT encoded by the coding sequence ATGTCTTCCGTCGAAACCAAACAAAAACCTCAACAGGAAGTGGCCGCTATCACCATTCGCTTTGCAGGCGATTCCGGGGATGGCATGCAACTCGCAGGTGAGCGCTTTTCCGCGGAAACAGCCCTTGCCGGTAATGACCTTCGAACCTTTCCTGATTTTCCCGCAGAGATTCGCGCTCCTGCCGGAACACTCTCAGGGGTAAGCGGATTTCAAATTAGCTTTGGATCGCAGGAAGTGTATACGCCTGGGGATGCTCCCGATGTACTTGTGGCGATGAACCCCGCTGCGTTGAAAACCAGTGTTTCCGCATTAGACCCCGGTGCTATCATTATTCTGAATGAGGATGGCTGGACGGATACGAATATCAAAAAGGCTGGCTACGACTCCGACCCGCTTTACGATGGCAGCTTAACAGGATACCGCGTATACCCCGTCCCTATCAGTCGGCTCAATGACGAAGCGCTTCGAACATCCCCGTTGAGCACTAAGCAAAAAGGTCGATGTAAGAATTTCTTCGCGTTGGGCTTGTTGTCCTGGATGTACAGCCGTCCGGTGGAGAAGACTTTCCATTGGATTCAAGAAAAATTTTCACGCAACCCGGACATCGCAAAGGCCAATACGCAGACATTTAAAGCGGGGTACCATTTCGGGGAAACGGCTGAACTCTTTACCTCGCAATTCGTCGTGTCCAAGGCCAAGATCGCGCCTGGGTTGTATCGAAAGATTAGCGGGAATGAGGCGATGGCGCTTGGATGTATTGCCGCGGCCCAACGAGCCGGCAAGTCTTTGGTGTATGCGAGCTACCCCATTACCCCGGCCTCCGATATTTTGCACAAGTTGTCCCAGCATAAGGCCTATGATGTGCGCACGTTTCAAGCCGAGGATGAAATCGCCGCGGTGTGTGCCGCGATTGGCGCATCCTTTGCGGGAGCGTTGGGCGTCACCGGGACCAGTGGACCGGGTTTGGATCTCAAGGGTGAGGCCATTGGGCTGGCTGTGATGGCCGAACTGCCATTGGTCATCATTGATGTCCAACGTGGGGGCCCCAGTACAGGGCTTCCCACCAAAACCGAACAAGGCGATTTGCTGCATGCCATGTTTGGGCGTCACGGGGAATGTCCCTTGGTCGTGCTTGCCTCCAAGACACCAGGAGATTGTTTCGACACCGTGTATGAGGCGTTTCGACTGGCTACCAAATACATGACTCCGGTCATCGTGCTCTCGGATGTCTATCTCGCGAATGGAACAGAACCATGGAAGATTCCCATCTTTGATTCTCTTCCCAAGCTCGATATCGTTCATCCCACAGCTATCAAAGACGATCATCCCTTTTATCCATATAGTCGGGATGAAGTGACGGGAGCGAGACCTTGGGTTATTCCGGGAACGCCCGGGCTTGAACATCGACTGGGTGGTTTGGAAAAAGAGCATTTGACTGGGAACGTATCGTACGATCCTTCCAATCATGAGCGCATGGTGAGGTATCGGGCCGAAAAAATTAACGGCGTCACCGCAGACATTCCACCGCTGACGGTTCATGGCCAACCCGAGGGTCAGCTTTTGGTCATCGGATGGGGGAGCACATATGGAGCGATCACCGCAGCCGTGTCGAAAGCTCAGGAGGAAGGATGCTCGGTGTCGGCTGTTCACCTCCGGCATCTCCATCCGTTCCCATCTAACCTGGGCGAGATTCTGTCTCGATTTCAATCCGTGCTCGTGCCGGAACTCAATACGGGACAACTGCGTTTTCTGCTACGAGGACATTTTCTCATTGATGTGCACGGCTTAAATAAAATCCAGGGACAACCTTTTAAGGAATTGGAGATACTGGATGCGATTCGTCAGCTCACCTGA
- a CDS encoding 2-oxoacid:ferredoxin oxidoreductase subunit beta → MSTVPMLSRKDFIPDQEVRWCPGCGDYSILAQMQKVLPTLGIPREQFVIISGIGCSSRFPYYLNTYGFHTIHGRAPAVATGLKIARPDLSVWVITGDGDGLSIGGNHLIHMLRRNLDIKILLFDNRIYGLTKGQYSPTSELGKKTKSSPMGTIESPIRPIELALGAEATFVARTVDTDMPHLGDILRRAAQHKGSALIHILQNCPVFNDGAFESVRDRMERMEHGLYLTHGSPLLFGKDNEKMIVLDGVEPRVETLTSSNHDQVLIHDEHASQPSLAFLLSRLPYPDFPIPMGVFRDITKPTYDTALVGQVEEAKRRIGSPDIQTLLEGPETWRVE, encoded by the coding sequence ATGTCCACAGTTCCAATGCTCTCTCGAAAAGATTTCATTCCCGATCAGGAAGTGCGCTGGTGTCCGGGGTGTGGTGATTATTCCATCCTGGCCCAGATGCAAAAGGTCCTCCCCACATTGGGTATTCCTCGGGAACAGTTCGTGATTATTTCTGGCATTGGGTGTTCCAGCCGCTTCCCGTATTACCTGAACACCTATGGGTTCCACACGATTCACGGTCGTGCACCTGCGGTGGCCACAGGGTTAAAAATTGCTCGTCCCGATCTCTCCGTGTGGGTGATCACGGGAGATGGTGACGGCCTCTCTATCGGTGGCAACCATCTCATTCACATGCTTCGACGGAATCTCGATATTAAAATTCTCCTCTTTGATAACCGGATCTATGGACTGACCAAAGGGCAATATTCCCCCACCTCGGAACTCGGGAAAAAGACAAAGTCCTCTCCCATGGGAACGATTGAATCTCCAATTCGACCGATCGAGCTGGCGTTAGGAGCGGAGGCTACCTTTGTGGCTCGTACCGTGGATACCGACATGCCACATCTGGGGGACATTTTACGACGGGCAGCTCAGCACAAGGGCTCGGCCCTCATTCACATTTTGCAAAACTGTCCGGTCTTTAATGATGGCGCGTTTGAATCCGTCCGCGACCGTATGGAGCGGATGGAACATGGCCTCTACTTAACCCATGGGAGCCCTCTCTTGTTTGGAAAAGACAATGAAAAAATGATTGTGCTTGATGGGGTGGAGCCAAGGGTTGAGACCCTGACTTCTTCGAATCATGACCAGGTGCTTATCCATGATGAACACGCCTCACAACCCTCCTTGGCTTTTCTCCTGAGCCGATTACCCTATCCCGATTTCCCGATTCCCATGGGAGTCTTCCGGGACATCACCAAACCCACTTATGATACCGCGTTGGTCGGCCAGGTTGAAGAGGCCAAACGACGAATCGGTAGCCCGGATATCCAAACGTTACTCGAAGGCCCCGAAACATGGAGAGTGGAATAA
- a CDS encoding cyclic nucleotide-binding/CBS domain-containing protein yields the protein MGVKIILCPDCEKENLPGADLCESCSHDLTYLNRQRETAPIQKRIIQDSIALLSLRAPIVVQPQTILYEVLKKMREKTVGAVVIKEGQHITGIFTERDFLYRIALHNLDLKDIPIGEVMTPSPVLVNLSHSLAFALREMAMGRYRHLPVMDDQNQCVGILSADGILRYLIDHLEE from the coding sequence ATGGGTGTTAAGATCATTTTGTGTCCTGATTGTGAAAAGGAGAATCTCCCGGGCGCGGATCTTTGCGAGTCTTGTTCGCATGATCTGACATATTTGAATCGGCAGCGTGAAACCGCGCCAATCCAGAAACGGATCATACAAGACTCCATTGCTTTACTTTCGCTTCGTGCCCCTATTGTTGTACAACCGCAAACCATTCTTTACGAGGTTCTCAAAAAGATGCGCGAAAAAACAGTTGGAGCGGTGGTGATAAAGGAAGGCCAACATATCACCGGCATTTTTACGGAACGGGATTTTTTGTATCGTATTGCCTTACACAATCTGGACCTCAAAGATATTCCCATTGGAGAAGTGATGACGCCCTCCCCAGTTTTGGTCAACCTGTCGCACTCTCTGGCCTTCGCGCTTCGCGAAATGGCAATGGGGCGATACCGCCATCTGCCTGTGATGGATGATCAAAACCAGTGTGTCGGCATTCTTTCAGCCGACGGGATCTTACGGTATCTGATTGACCACTTAGAGGAGTAA